In Leptodesmis sichuanensis A121, the following are encoded in one genomic region:
- a CDS encoding NAD(P)-dependent alcohol dehydrogenase: MKAAVINQYGPPGVLRYVDVDRPSIKPNQMLVKVHASSVNPIDWKIRRGMLQFLTGRSFPIILGFDVSGEVVKVGDRVTRFKPGDLIYARLDQLVGGAYAEYAAVSEKVAALKPANMTHAQAAAVPLAGLTALQALRDEGKLEVGHQVLINGASGGVGTFAVQLAKVLGAGEVTGVCSRPNSDLVASLGADRVIDYTQQDFTQDSVKYDIIFDVVGNRSFLDCKKVLQPKGVYITTQPFPTDFLQSFLTYLLPGQKYQVILMKSNHDDLAFLAEQIEEGKIRAVIDRTYPLSELAAAHAYSEEGHAIGKIVITMDRE; the protein is encoded by the coding sequence ATGAAAGCTGCTGTCATTAATCAGTATGGGCCTCCCGGTGTATTGAGGTATGTGGATGTCGATCGCCCTTCGATCAAACCAAATCAAATGTTAGTTAAGGTACACGCCAGCAGTGTGAATCCGATCGACTGGAAGATTCGTCGGGGTATGTTGCAGTTTTTGACAGGCCGTTCTTTTCCCATCATTCTAGGATTTGATGTGTCGGGGGAAGTGGTGAAGGTCGGCGATCGCGTCACTCGCTTCAAACCCGGTGATTTGATCTATGCTCGGCTGGATCAGTTGGTCGGGGGAGCCTATGCCGAATATGCCGCCGTTTCGGAAAAAGTGGCTGCGCTCAAACCCGCGAACATGACCCACGCACAGGCCGCTGCTGTTCCTCTGGCTGGCCTCACTGCCCTGCAAGCACTCCGAGATGAAGGCAAGCTGGAAGTCGGACATCAGGTGCTGATTAATGGCGCATCTGGAGGAGTGGGCACCTTTGCGGTGCAACTGGCCAAAGTTCTGGGTGCGGGGGAAGTAACAGGCGTGTGCAGCCGCCCTAATTCGGATTTGGTAGCCAGCCTGGGGGCCGATCGCGTGATCGACTATACCCAGCAGGACTTCACCCAGGACTCCGTAAAGTACGATATTATTTTTGATGTGGTCGGCAATCGTTCCTTCCTGGATTGCAAAAAGGTGCTGCAACCCAAGGGCGTATACATTACCACTCAACCCTTCCCCACTGATTTTCTGCAAAGTTTCCTGACTTATTTATTGCCGGGACAGAAGTATCAGGTGATCTTGATGAAATCCAATCACGACGACCTGGCTTTCCTGGCGGAACAAATCGAGGAAGGCAAAATCCGCGCCGTCATCGATCGCACCTATCCCCTCTCTGAACTAGCCGCCGCCCACGCCTATAGCGAAGAGGGACACGCGATCGGCAAGATTGTGATTACGATGGACAGGGAATAG
- the ilvB gene encoding biosynthetic-type acetolactate synthase large subunit, whose protein sequence is MQLQHVAVQRATGAYALMDSLKRHGVKHIFGYPGGAILPIYDELYRFEARGELQHILVRHEQGAAHAADGYARATGQVGVCFGTSGPGATNLVTGIATAHMDSIPMVVITGQVPRHAIGSDAFQETDIYGITLPIVKHSYVVRDPKDMARTIAEAFYIASTGRPGPVLVDIPKDVGAEEFDYVPVEPGSVKLPGYRPTLKGHPNQIAHALKLIRQAKQPLLYVGGGAIAASAHAEVKQLAELFNLPVTTTLMGIGAFDEHHPLSVGMLGMHGTAYANFAVMECDLLIAVGARFDDRVTGKLNEFAPHAKVIHIDIDPAEVGKNRAPDVPIVGDVRNVLTDLLRRSQEDGDVPDSERNRAWLKRIDRWREDYPLVVPHYADSLSPQEVIVEIGNQAPHAIYTTDVGQHQMWAAQFLKNGPRRWISSAGLGTMGYGMPAAMGAKVAIPDQDVICISGDASFQMNLQELGTLAHYGIKVKVVIINNGWQGMVRQWQEAFYGERYSASNMAPSMPDFVKLCEAYGLKGLVVRSRDELKGAIAEMLAHDGPVVLDAHVKRDENCYPMVPAGKNNSQMVGLPEHKRLEKVAELIYCSSCGAKNISTNRFCPECGTKL, encoded by the coding sequence GTGCAACTCCAACATGTGGCTGTTCAACGGGCAACGGGTGCTTATGCACTGATGGATAGTTTGAAACGTCATGGGGTCAAACATATCTTTGGCTATCCTGGCGGAGCAATTCTGCCCATTTATGATGAACTTTACCGCTTTGAAGCAAGGGGAGAACTGCAACATATTCTAGTACGGCATGAGCAGGGAGCAGCTCACGCCGCAGATGGGTATGCCAGAGCCACAGGACAGGTGGGAGTCTGCTTTGGGACCTCTGGACCAGGAGCCACCAACTTGGTAACGGGAATTGCCACCGCGCACATGGACTCAATCCCAATGGTGGTAATCACTGGACAGGTTCCTCGTCACGCGATCGGCAGTGATGCCTTCCAGGAAACCGACATTTACGGAATCACGTTACCGATCGTCAAACATTCCTACGTCGTGCGCGATCCCAAAGACATGGCCCGGACGATCGCGGAAGCCTTTTACATCGCCAGCACCGGACGGCCTGGGCCAGTGCTGGTAGACATTCCCAAAGACGTGGGCGCAGAAGAGTTTGACTATGTGCCCGTAGAGCCTGGGTCTGTGAAGCTGCCGGGATATCGGCCTACCCTCAAAGGTCACCCCAACCAGATTGCCCATGCCCTGAAACTGATCCGGCAGGCGAAGCAACCGTTGCTCTATGTCGGTGGTGGGGCGATCGCGGCCAGTGCCCATGCAGAAGTTAAGCAACTGGCGGAATTGTTCAATTTACCGGTAACCACTACTCTGATGGGGATTGGTGCCTTCGACGAGCATCATCCTCTGTCAGTTGGAATGCTGGGAATGCACGGCACCGCCTACGCGAACTTTGCGGTCATGGAATGTGACCTGCTGATTGCGGTAGGTGCCCGGTTCGACGATCGCGTGACAGGTAAGCTGAACGAATTTGCACCCCACGCCAAGGTGATTCACATTGACATCGACCCTGCCGAAGTCGGCAAGAATCGTGCGCCCGATGTGCCGATCGTTGGGGATGTGCGCAATGTGCTAACGGATCTGTTGCGGCGCAGTCAGGAAGATGGCGATGTGCCAGATAGTGAGCGTAATCGAGCCTGGTTGAAGCGCATTGATCGCTGGCGGGAAGATTATCCGCTGGTCGTGCCTCACTATGCCGATAGCCTGTCTCCCCAGGAAGTCATTGTAGAAATCGGCAACCAGGCTCCCCATGCGATTTACACCACCGATGTGGGACAACACCAGATGTGGGCAGCCCAGTTCCTCAAAAATGGCCCCCGCCGCTGGATTTCCAGTGCCGGACTGGGAACGATGGGTTATGGGATGCCTGCTGCTATGGGGGCTAAGGTAGCTATTCCAGATCAAGATGTGATTTGTATCAGCGGAGATGCCAGCTTCCAGATGAACCTTCAGGAGTTGGGTACGCTGGCTCACTACGGCATCAAGGTCAAAGTCGTGATTATCAACAATGGCTGGCAGGGGATGGTACGCCAGTGGCAGGAAGCGTTTTATGGAGAACGCTATTCGGCTTCTAACATGGCTCCCAGTATGCCGGACTTTGTGAAGCTCTGTGAGGCGTATGGCCTGAAGGGACTCGTGGTGCGTTCCCGTGACGAGTTGAAAGGCGCGATCGCGGAAATGTTGGCTCACGATGGCCCGGTAGTGCTGGATGCCCACGTCAAGCGCGATGAAAACTGCTATCCAATGGTGCCTGCTGGTAAGAACAACTCACAAATGGTTGGCCTCCCAGAACACAAACGGTTAGAAAAGGTGGCCGAACTGATTTATTGCAGTAGCTGCGGTGCGAAGAATATTTCCACTAACCGCTTCTGCCCAGAGTGCGGCACCAAGTTGTAA
- a CDS encoding META domain-containing protein produces the protein MNNQHLSLNSSRAWISAAAIGISGMLIALPAIAQSTQNPTSPTLEGRWRLVNSGERPTPPVDPQATPITAEFSDGRLFGSGGCNRYTTSYQTTGQQLQVGTISSTRMACPEPIMELEFRYLTALQGAQSYTIDQQGLQITYKTTEETGVLRFVAEPPPEPSSFIIHW, from the coding sequence ATGAATAATCAGCATCTATCGTTGAACTCCAGTAGAGCCTGGATCTCGGCTGCAGCGATCGGGATCAGTGGAATGCTCATAGCCCTGCCTGCGATCGCTCAATCTACCCAAAATCCCACTTCTCCAACCCTGGAAGGACGCTGGCGGTTGGTTAATTCAGGTGAACGTCCTACTCCTCCGGTTGACCCACAAGCCACTCCAATCACGGCAGAATTCTCCGATGGTCGCCTCTTTGGTTCCGGTGGCTGTAACCGATACACCACCTCCTATCAAACCACGGGTCAGCAATTGCAAGTGGGAACGATCTCCTCTACTCGCATGGCTTGCCCAGAACCGATTATGGAACTGGAGTTTCGCTATTTGACAGCCTTGCAAGGAGCACAAAGCTACACGATCGATCAGCAGGGACTACAGATTACCTACAAAACGACTGAAGAAACAGGAGTTCTGCGGTTTGTTGCCGAACCCCCCCCAGAACCCTCATCTTTTATTATTCATTGGTAA
- a CDS encoding SDR family NAD(P)-dependent oxidoreductase: MSVFAGLESINGLIVGGNRGIGLGFVRHLLQPDFTDPFQVSVAHLYVTYRTEVSAELAAIAAVYPDRLTLIQMDITDEAQIAQGIAQIQRQVSRLHFVLYCVGFLHENGIQPEKSLQQIQAEHLIRYFQVNSIGAVLLAKQVLPLIKHGDRSVFASISAKVGSIGDNRLGGWYGYRASKAALNMLMRTTAIEYSRKSPKTLVVMLHPGTTDTGLSKPFQRNVLPEKLFSVEKTVAQLLNVIARLQPEDSGQFFSWDGSRLPW, from the coding sequence ATGTCAGTATTTGCAGGACTTGAATCAATTAATGGGCTAATTGTTGGGGGAAATCGCGGTATTGGGCTGGGGTTTGTCCGGCATTTATTGCAGCCTGATTTCACTGACCCGTTTCAGGTTTCAGTCGCTCACCTTTATGTCACCTATCGAACTGAGGTGTCGGCAGAACTGGCTGCGATCGCAGCCGTCTATCCCGATCGCCTGACCCTCATTCAAATGGATATTACAGATGAAGCGCAAATCGCTCAGGGAATTGCGCAGATTCAAAGGCAGGTGAGCCGACTCCATTTCGTACTGTATTGCGTTGGGTTTCTGCATGAGAATGGCATTCAACCGGAAAAGAGTTTACAGCAGATTCAGGCCGAGCACTTAATCCGTTATTTTCAGGTCAATAGTATTGGTGCAGTATTACTGGCCAAACAGGTGCTGCCCCTGATCAAGCATGGCGATCGCAGCGTATTTGCCAGCATTTCCGCGAAGGTTGGCAGTATTGGTGATAATCGGTTAGGCGGCTGGTATGGATATCGAGCCTCGAAAGCGGCTTTGAATATGTTGATGCGAACAACGGCGATCGAGTATAGCCGTAAGAGTCCAAAAACGTTGGTGGTGATGCTGCATCCTGGCACTACGGATACAGGATTATCCAAACCATTTCAGCGGAATGTGTTGCCTGAGAAATTATTTTCAGTGGAAAAGACAGTTGCCCAACTGCTGAATGTGATTGCAAGGTTGCAACCGGAAGATAGCGGCCAGTTTTTCTCCTGGGACGGAAGCCGCCTACCCTGGTAG
- a CDS encoding hydroxysqualene dehydroxylase: protein MPITVVVVLNESEFRMPQELTPAKVVIVGAGWAGLGATYHLAKQGYEVTLLEAGPYPGGLVAGWKTAQGRSIEAGIHGFWYPYRNIFALIEELGLNPFTDWTRSSQYSPAGLEVESPIFQREPFLPTPLGTFLYPRFRRLPLSDRLSALPLLYAMIDFDNSDDAWRRYDPVTARELFKQFGVSARLYRDAFEPMLLVGLFAPGEQCSAAAALGMLYYFILAHQPNFDVVWCRGTVGEQIFRPWIDRIQQVGGRVLTNQRVTDLLIEPDASGAKPKVSKVVCGEESFAADAVIFAVGVTGMQKIVSTSASLRQFPEFCNLMNLGAIDVLATRLWFDRKVTVPLPSNACFGFDTTTGWTFFDLNTLHDEWRDEPGSVIEADFYHANQLLPMPDEQLIAKVHRDLTTCIPGFGAAQVIDRSVVRLPKAVTHFLPGSYPSMLPGTTPIQNVFMSGDWIINRHGSWSQEKAYVTGLEAANRVIQQFGKGTSASIIPIESDEPHIQLARRLNQAARDWLGNFLPNIWLP from the coding sequence ATGCCGATTACAGTTGTTGTTGTCCTCAATGAATCAGAGTTTCGTATGCCTCAAGAATTAACACCTGCCAAAGTGGTTATCGTTGGTGCTGGATGGGCCGGATTAGGAGCCACTTATCATCTGGCAAAACAGGGATATGAGGTAACGCTGTTGGAAGCAGGGCCATACCCTGGGGGATTAGTAGCTGGTTGGAAGACGGCTCAGGGACGCTCGATTGAAGCAGGTATTCATGGATTCTGGTATCCCTACCGCAACATCTTTGCACTGATTGAGGAATTGGGCTTAAACCCTTTTACCGATTGGACGCGATCGTCCCAGTATTCTCCCGCTGGCCTGGAAGTGGAGTCCCCCATTTTTCAACGGGAACCCTTTTTACCCACTCCTCTAGGTACCTTTTTATATCCCCGCTTCAGGCGACTGCCCCTGAGCGATCGTTTGTCTGCCCTGCCACTGCTTTACGCCATGATTGATTTCGACAATTCAGATGACGCATGGCGACGCTATGATCCGGTCACAGCGCGAGAACTGTTTAAGCAATTTGGCGTTTCAGCGCGTCTGTACAGAGATGCCTTTGAACCGATGCTGCTGGTGGGTCTGTTTGCTCCCGGAGAACAGTGTTCCGCTGCTGCCGCTCTGGGTATGCTCTATTACTTTATCCTGGCGCACCAACCCAACTTTGATGTCGTCTGGTGTCGCGGAACCGTTGGGGAACAAATTTTTCGTCCCTGGATCGATCGCATTCAGCAAGTTGGAGGACGAGTACTCACCAATCAGCGCGTCACCGATCTGCTGATCGAACCAGATGCATCGGGAGCTAAACCCAAAGTCAGCAAAGTAGTTTGTGGTGAGGAATCTTTTGCTGCCGATGCTGTCATCTTTGCGGTAGGCGTGACCGGAATGCAGAAAATTGTCAGTACCAGTGCCAGCTTACGTCAGTTTCCAGAATTTTGTAATTTGATGAATTTGGGTGCGATCGATGTTCTGGCAACTCGACTATGGTTCGATCGCAAAGTCACGGTTCCTTTACCCTCGAATGCCTGCTTTGGATTCGATACTACAACAGGATGGACTTTTTTTGATCTCAATACCCTGCACGACGAATGGCGGGATGAACCGGGCAGCGTAATTGAGGCTGATTTCTACCATGCCAATCAACTATTACCGATGCCAGATGAGCAACTCATCGCCAAGGTGCATCGTGACTTGACCACTTGCATTCCCGGATTTGGTGCTGCTCAGGTGATCGATCGCAGTGTGGTACGATTGCCCAAGGCTGTAACCCACTTTTTGCCTGGAAGTTACCCTTCGATGCTACCGGGAACCACCCCCATCCAGAATGTGTTCATGAGTGGAGACTGGATTATCAACCGTCATGGTTCTTGGTCTCAGGAGAAAGCTTATGTGACTGGATTAGAGGCCGCTAATCGAGTCATTCAACAGTTCGGCAAGGGAACTTCAGCCTCAATCATTCCCATAGAATCCGATGAGCCTCACATTCAACTCGCCCGTAGATTGAATCAGGCTGCCCGCGACTGGCTGGGCAATTTTCTCCCTAACATCTGGCTCCCTTAA
- a CDS encoding class I SAM-dependent methyltransferase, with product MSNQTLGLSDRLAEYLKSVSLREPEVLTELRQETSHHPMSTMQIAPEQGQFMALLVQLMGARKTLEIGVFTGYSALVVALALPADGKVVACDVNEEFTAIARRYWEKAGVTNKIDLHLAPALETLDQLLASGQANTFDFAFIDADKSNYDNYYERSLQLVRPGGLIAIDNVLWSGAVADPQIQDTRTNAIRALNQKLHQDERVTLSLIPIADGLTLALKRS from the coding sequence ATGTCTAATCAAACTCTGGGATTGAGCGATCGCCTCGCTGAGTATCTGAAATCAGTTTCGTTGCGGGAACCGGAAGTTCTGACCGAACTGCGGCAGGAAACATCCCACCACCCGATGAGCACAATGCAGATCGCTCCTGAACAGGGGCAGTTCATGGCCTTGCTGGTGCAGTTGATGGGTGCGAGAAAGACGCTAGAGATCGGTGTTTTTACGGGTTACAGTGCGTTGGTGGTCGCTCTGGCTCTGCCTGCCGATGGTAAGGTAGTGGCCTGTGATGTGAATGAGGAATTTACAGCGATCGCCCGCCGCTACTGGGAAAAAGCAGGAGTAACCAATAAAATTGACTTGCATCTGGCACCTGCCCTTGAAACATTGGATCAGCTTCTGGCGAGTGGTCAAGCCAATACCTTCGATTTTGCCTTTATTGACGCAGACAAAAGTAATTACGACAACTACTATGAACGGTCCTTGCAACTGGTTCGACCAGGAGGCTTAATTGCCATTGATAACGTTCTCTGGTCAGGAGCCGTCGCTGATCCTCAGATACAAGATACTCGGACAAATGCCATCCGCGCTCTCAACCAGAAATTGCATCAAGATGAACGAGTTACATTGAGCTTGATTCCAATTGCAGATGGGTTAACCCTGGCACTCAAACGTAGCTGA
- a CDS encoding adenylate/guanylate cyclase domain-containing protein, with protein sequence MQVNRHSFPRDSIQWTIARLQASLVRLINRRTILLLSILLLTGIAGTLWSTFQLSSNLIQSQALQNAELYAQAINEARTLYSSKAVDRVKTVAGVTITDNYTQQAHAIPIPATYLIELGETLSQQNPGMSVRLFSNYPFAKRKQQGGPRDEFEREALHFLEQNPKQMYVRVEPYQGRLALRFAQADIMKPSCVSCHNTHPDSPKRDWKVGDVRGALEITRPLDSFMAKTNTGLGGIFAALATLSLLALVGVGLVISRLRQTSKELELRVIERTAELRRTNQKLAEEQEKSERLLLNILPPPIAQKLKDGETNIADGFASVTILFADLVNFTELSEQVSPTELVALLNEIFSRFDRLTERYGLEKIKTIGDAYMVVGGLPVPRADHAQAIADFALDMQREIQQFNREYRQECSIRIGINTGPVVAGVIGTRKFIYDLWGDAVNMASRMEAHGIANAIQVSQATYEQLKDQYTFEPRGLITVKGKGSISAYLLTGRKQSY encoded by the coding sequence ATGCAGGTAAACCGCCATTCCTTTCCCAGAGATTCTATCCAGTGGACGATCGCCCGTCTGCAAGCTAGCCTGGTCAGGTTGATTAACCGACGCACCATCTTGCTATTGTCTATCCTGCTGCTCACCGGGATTGCAGGGACATTGTGGAGTACGTTTCAGTTATCATCCAACCTGATTCAATCTCAAGCGCTGCAAAACGCTGAGTTATACGCCCAGGCCATTAACGAGGCCCGAACTCTCTATAGCTCTAAAGCCGTAGATCGCGTGAAAACAGTAGCCGGAGTCACGATTACCGATAACTATACTCAGCAAGCTCATGCGATTCCAATACCTGCCACCTACTTAATTGAATTGGGCGAAACCCTCAGTCAGCAAAATCCTGGGATGTCTGTGCGGCTTTTCAGCAACTATCCTTTTGCCAAACGCAAGCAGCAGGGCGGCCCCAGAGATGAATTTGAACGGGAGGCATTACACTTTCTGGAACAAAATCCCAAACAGATGTATGTGCGGGTGGAACCTTACCAGGGGCGGTTGGCTCTACGATTTGCCCAGGCGGATATCATGAAGCCCAGTTGCGTCAGTTGTCACAATACTCACCCCGATAGCCCGAAACGAGATTGGAAAGTGGGAGATGTCCGGGGTGCCCTGGAAATCACTCGTCCTCTGGATAGTTTCATGGCGAAAACTAATACTGGCCTGGGTGGTATTTTTGCGGCTCTGGCCACACTCTCCTTGTTGGCCTTAGTCGGGGTGGGTCTGGTCATTAGTCGGTTACGGCAAACGTCCAAGGAACTGGAATTGAGAGTCATTGAACGCACTGCAGAATTGCGCCGCACCAATCAGAAACTGGCAGAGGAACAAGAAAAGTCGGAACGGTTATTGTTGAATATCCTGCCACCGCCGATCGCCCAAAAATTGAAGGATGGCGAAACGAATATTGCCGATGGCTTTGCTTCTGTAACCATCCTGTTTGCCGATCTGGTCAACTTTACCGAGTTATCGGAACAGGTCTCACCAACGGAATTAGTCGCCTTGCTCAATGAAATCTTTAGCCGCTTCGATCGCTTAACAGAACGCTATGGTCTGGAAAAGATCAAAACCATTGGCGATGCCTATATGGTTGTTGGTGGTCTACCCGTTCCCCGTGCTGATCATGCTCAGGCGATCGCGGATTTTGCCCTGGATATGCAGCGTGAAATTCAGCAGTTCAACCGGGAGTATCGGCAGGAATGCAGTATCCGTATCGGCATCAACACCGGACCAGTAGTGGCTGGAGTGATTGGTACCCGCAAGTTCATCTATGACCTGTGGGGCGATGCGGTGAATATGGCCAGCCGCATGGAAGCTCACGGGATTGCCAACGCGATTCAAGTTTCCCAGGCAACCTATGAACAACTCAAGGATCAATACACCTTCGAACCGCGCGGACTGATTACGGTCAAAGGAAAAGGCTCCATTTCGGCCTATCTATTGACTGGAAGAAAGCAATCGTATTAG
- a CDS encoding mannose-1-phosphate guanylyltransferase, translating to MSNPSLIPVILAGGKGERFWPLSRKHRPKQFLSLDGSGKSLLQATAERLLEVAEGWENLWVVTAAHLADGVREQLPDLPEANLLVEPEGRDTAPAVAWSTLEIARRYGNDAVVGFFPADHWIADQATFQATLTAAAELAAKEAAIVTLGITPTYPATGYGYIQQGTEAGYYGANPAANGASFPAYRVDRFTEKPDRETAEQFLATGKFSWNSGMFVFRAGVTLDELLTYAPEILGPIEEKGVAAYADLPKKSIDYALMEKTQQAYVLPVAFGWDDLGDWNAIERLLKGDNPNVELARHVGLDTQGALFYATDNDDVIVTIGLEDTVIVRDGKVTLIVKKDRTQEIKNVLKELQADPNLKHLL from the coding sequence ATGAGTAACCCCTCCCTCATTCCCGTCATCCTTGCTGGTGGTAAGGGTGAGCGCTTCTGGCCCCTCAGCCGCAAACATCGTCCCAAGCAGTTTCTCAGCCTGGATGGCAGTGGCAAAAGCTTGTTACAGGCGACAGCAGAACGGTTACTGGAGGTCGCAGAAGGTTGGGAGAACCTGTGGGTAGTGACGGCGGCTCACCTGGCGGATGGGGTACGGGAACAACTGCCTGACTTGCCAGAAGCCAACTTACTGGTAGAACCGGAAGGGCGGGATACGGCTCCGGCAGTGGCCTGGAGTACGCTGGAAATTGCCCGACGCTATGGCAACGATGCGGTAGTGGGATTCTTTCCCGCCGATCACTGGATTGCGGATCAGGCAACTTTTCAGGCAACGTTGACCGCAGCAGCAGAACTGGCGGCCAAAGAAGCAGCGATCGTTACCCTGGGCATTACTCCCACCTACCCTGCGACAGGATATGGATACATTCAACAGGGTACCGAGGCGGGTTACTACGGCGCAAATCCAGCCGCCAATGGAGCCAGTTTTCCAGCCTATCGCGTCGATCGCTTTACGGAGAAGCCCGATCGTGAAACGGCAGAACAGTTCCTGGCCACTGGTAAATTTAGCTGGAACAGTGGGATGTTCGTGTTCCGGGCAGGTGTGACGCTGGATGAATTGTTGACCTATGCGCCCGAAATCCTCGGCCCGATCGAAGAGAAGGGAGTCGCCGCCTATGCCGATCTGCCGAAGAAGAGTATTGACTATGCCCTGATGGAAAAAACCCAGCAAGCCTATGTGTTACCTGTGGCCTTTGGCTGGGATGATCTGGGCGATTGGAATGCGATCGAGCGGTTACTGAAAGGCGACAATCCGAATGTGGAACTGGCTCGTCATGTGGGATTGGACACCCAAGGGGCACTCTTTTACGCCACAGATAATGATGATGTGATTGTGACGATCGGCCTGGAAGATACTGTGATCGTCCGCGATGGCAAAGTCACTCTAATTGTGAAAAAAGACCGCACCCAGGAAATCAAAAACGTCCTGAAAGAACTTCAAGCTGACCCCAATTTGAAACACTTGTTGTAG